One window of the Halobacillus litoralis genome contains the following:
- a CDS encoding class F sortase codes for MKLDWKLYFTVLGIAALLMVAYEMNAFALWSDSESNPDVVRVENAEQYASELSASSDDKKEILDGEFTVLNNSQSLKSGDVIKNEEQADTGIVPTHIKIPSIEVDAPLGAVGVLDNGEMGVPESPQKAGWFEPGTQPGNVGNAVIAGHVDSRTGPAVFYDLKKLKKGDEITVKNDEGEAKTYVVEKLESYPMEESPITQIFGKTDEKRLNLITCTGEFVRDRGGHQDRLVVYSTLKEPVPEKEEIDAPANVSVQGTFITWHAVREDYVAGYRVYRSKDGESFEKVASISRHERKSYADPEASEFQYYVTTVGESGQESEPSPIAEE; via the coding sequence ATGAAGCTGGATTGGAAGTTATACTTTACAGTGCTGGGCATAGCTGCCTTACTCATGGTGGCTTATGAAATGAATGCTTTCGCTCTGTGGTCCGACTCTGAATCCAACCCTGACGTTGTTCGGGTGGAAAATGCAGAACAATATGCGTCTGAACTATCAGCTTCTTCAGATGATAAAAAAGAGATATTAGATGGCGAATTCACCGTGCTGAACAACAGCCAGTCTTTAAAATCTGGAGATGTCATCAAAAATGAGGAACAAGCAGATACAGGGATCGTCCCTACCCATATCAAAATCCCATCGATTGAAGTGGACGCACCTCTTGGAGCAGTCGGCGTTTTAGATAACGGTGAGATGGGAGTGCCGGAATCCCCTCAAAAAGCCGGGTGGTTCGAGCCTGGCACACAGCCTGGGAATGTAGGCAACGCAGTCATCGCCGGCCATGTGGACAGCCGTACAGGACCTGCTGTTTTTTATGATTTGAAGAAGCTGAAAAAAGGCGATGAGATAACGGTGAAGAACGATGAAGGGGAAGCGAAAACTTACGTCGTAGAAAAGTTGGAAAGTTATCCGATGGAGGAATCTCCAATCACACAGATTTTTGGGAAAACCGATGAAAAACGCCTGAATTTGATTACCTGTACCGGAGAGTTCGTACGTGACCGCGGCGGCCACCAGGATCGTCTTGTGGTTTACTCTACGCTGAAAGAACCCGTCCCAGAAAAAGAAGAAATAGATGCGCCCGCAAACGTAAGTGTCCAAGGCACGTTTATAACCTGGCACGCCGTCCGCGAAGATTATGTGGCTGGTTATCGTGTATACCGCAGCAAGGACGGAGAATCATTTGAAAAAGTAGCGAGTATTTCACGCCATGAACGAAAATCCTATGCCGATCCAGAAGCTTCTGAGTTTCAATATTATGTAACGACCGTAGGGGAAAGCGGCCAAGAATCGGAGCCCTCTCCTATTGCTGAAGAATAG
- a CDS encoding substrate-binding domain-containing protein has product MKTVTIGDVAAQAEVSKSTVSQYLNERYDYMGEKTKQRIQDAVEKLGYQPNIVARSLKQKSTKTIGVIVANILHNFTTEVTRAIEDVCHESDFHTIICNADDDPFKEKHYIEMLRAKQVDGLIIFPTGDNRDLYQKMLDGSYPVVFMDRELEGVEIPSVLLHNSKAVALAIEHFVEQGYRRIGMMTTSLKHHTTPRIERVEGYKNTLKNNEIPIHDEYIISVDSQSLQTELEELLHLEKPPEAMLAGNDLVLIETLKYVKHKGLRIPDDLAVIGIDDVSFASFYTPSITTVAQPTFKMGKAGAELLLNKIQMKKEIRNSSLRFEPTLMVRDSV; this is encoded by the coding sequence ATGAAAACCGTAACGATTGGTGATGTAGCGGCACAGGCAGAAGTGTCGAAAAGTACCGTATCCCAATACTTAAATGAACGATATGACTATATGGGGGAAAAGACGAAACAGCGCATTCAAGATGCGGTTGAAAAGTTGGGATACCAGCCGAATATCGTTGCGCGAAGTCTTAAACAAAAGTCAACAAAGACGATTGGTGTCATTGTCGCCAACATTTTGCACAATTTCACCACAGAGGTGACACGGGCTATCGAGGATGTATGTCACGAATCCGATTTTCACACGATTATCTGTAATGCTGATGACGATCCCTTCAAAGAGAAGCATTATATTGAAATGCTTCGTGCAAAACAGGTGGACGGACTGATTATTTTCCCGACAGGTGATAACCGCGACCTCTACCAAAAAATGTTGGACGGCTCCTACCCAGTTGTTTTTATGGATAGGGAGTTGGAAGGGGTGGAAATTCCTTCTGTTCTGCTTCATAACAGTAAAGCGGTTGCCCTTGCTATAGAGCACTTTGTTGAACAGGGCTACCGACGAATTGGTATGATGACAACCTCCCTAAAGCATCACACCACCCCAAGGATAGAGAGGGTGGAAGGATATAAGAATACTTTGAAAAATAATGAAATCCCCATCCATGACGAGTACATCATCAGCGTAGATTCTCAAAGTCTCCAAACAGAATTAGAAGAACTGCTTCATTTGGAAAAACCACCAGAAGCGATGCTTGCCGGTAACGATTTAGTACTTATTGAAACGCTTAAATATGTGAAACATAAAGGTTTGAGAATACCGGACGACCTTGCTGTCATTGGGATTGACGATGTATCCTTTGCTAGTTTCTACACCCCATCAATTACAACGGTCGCACAGCCGACGTTCAAGATGGGGAAGGCAGGGGCGGAACTGCTTCTGAATAAAATCCAAATGAAAAAAGAGATAAGGAATTCATCCCTAAGGTTTGAACCAACGTTAATGGTCAGGGATTCTGTATAA
- a CDS encoding TRAP transporter large permease, producing the protein MIGPLLVFLFILLMIIGIPIAFVIGIVAMIGIINVPYIPEVTVPVKMLNGLDSFVLLAVPLFILAANLMNRGQISQKLIDFSLSLVGHIRGGLAHANILVSMLFAGVSGASQADTAGVGKILIPNMKKQGYDTGTAVGVTAASSTIGVIIPPSIPMIIYAGLTNVSVGALFLVGIIPGILIGLSMMVIVYFLALKRDYPTYQRASMSNFLKQFLNTIPALMTPVILIGGIITGIFTATEAAAFASIYTVIIGMFYYKTLKLKDFPKVFVDTLTLSSLSLFALAAANALGELMSYYQLSLWAEQFFANNISSKWVFLLIIIAFFLFVGTFMDAIPAMILFIPVVLPVAITFDISPILLGIITIMTLAVGLVTPPYGLCLLLAAKIGKLPIEKSFKSVMPYITVVVVVLLIVAFIPSIAFYIPEMINPSLF; encoded by the coding sequence ATGATCGGTCCACTATTAGTTTTTCTATTCATTTTATTGATGATCATCGGTATTCCAATTGCTTTTGTCATTGGGATTGTTGCAATGATCGGTATTATCAATGTTCCATATATCCCAGAAGTTACAGTGCCGGTCAAAATGCTGAACGGCCTTGATTCATTTGTTCTGTTAGCTGTGCCTTTATTCATTCTGGCAGCGAATTTGATGAACAGGGGACAAATCTCCCAGAAATTGATCGACTTTTCGTTATCACTCGTCGGTCATATTCGGGGCGGCCTTGCGCATGCTAATATTCTTGTATCGATGCTGTTTGCCGGAGTTTCCGGGGCTTCCCAGGCTGATACAGCAGGTGTCGGAAAAATTTTAATCCCAAATATGAAGAAGCAGGGATATGATACCGGTACAGCTGTCGGAGTTACGGCTGCATCTTCCACCATCGGGGTAATCATTCCGCCGAGTATTCCGATGATCATCTATGCTGGACTGACAAATGTTTCCGTAGGAGCACTTTTCCTTGTTGGAATCATTCCAGGTATTCTTATCGGTTTAAGTATGATGGTAATTGTTTATTTCTTAGCGTTGAAACGCGACTATCCAACCTATCAAAGAGCTTCTATGTCCAACTTCCTGAAACAGTTTTTGAATACGATACCGGCGTTAATGACTCCGGTGATTCTGATTGGCGGGATTATTACAGGAATCTTTACAGCTACAGAAGCGGCTGCGTTTGCTTCTATTTATACAGTCATTATCGGTATGTTTTACTATAAAACGTTGAAGCTGAAGGATTTCCCCAAGGTTTTTGTAGATACATTGACACTAAGTTCTTTATCCTTGTTCGCCTTGGCTGCGGCTAATGCCCTTGGTGAATTGATGAGTTACTACCAATTGTCCCTTTGGGCGGAACAATTCTTTGCTAATAACATTAGCAGCAAATGGGTCTTCTTGTTGATTATCATCGCCTTTTTCCTTTTTGTAGGGACATTCATGGATGCCATCCCTGCTATGATTCTGTTCATTCCGGTCGTCCTGCCTGTTGCGATAACGTTTGACATCAGTCCGATCTTACTTGGAATCATTACCATTATGACGTTGGCAGTGGGACTGGTAACCCCGCCGTATGGACTCTGTTTATTGCTGGCTGCGAAAATTGGGAAGCTTCCCATTGAGAAGTCTTTCAAATCCGTGATGCCGTATATCACGGTGGTTGTAGTCGTCCTTCTTATCGTTGCTTTCATCCCTAGTATCGCGTTCTATATACCAGAAATGATTAATCCTAGTCTGTTTTAA
- a CDS encoding iron chaperone — protein sequence MGVFSEYLAGIDHPDHRDRAEEIFAWITDEFPNLETQIKWNTPMFTDHGTFIIGIDHAKHHMSFAPEPAAMTHFAEDIKQAGYSSTKGLFRIKWNEPVNYELLEKIIAFNIQDKADHTSFWRK from the coding sequence ATGGGAGTTTTTTCAGAATATTTAGCAGGTATCGATCATCCTGACCATCGCGACCGTGCAGAGGAAATCTTTGCGTGGATTACGGATGAATTCCCGAATTTAGAAACACAAATCAAGTGGAATACGCCAATGTTCACCGATCACGGCACGTTCATTATCGGGATTGACCATGCCAAGCATCATATGAGCTTTGCACCTGAACCGGCAGCTATGACACATTTTGCTGAGGACATTAAGCAAGCTGGCTACAGTTCTACCAAAGGGTTGTTTCGGATTAAGTGGAACGAGCCGGTGAATTACGAGTTGCTTGAGAAAATCATCGCCTTTAATATTCAGGATAAAGCAGACCATACGAGTTTTTGGCGGAAGTAG
- a CDS encoding bifunctional transcriptional activator/DNA repair enzyme AdaA: MNEEYWNAIQNCDVNFDDEFYYAVKSTRIFCRPSCKSKLPKKQNVRIFLNKTDPIKNGYRPCKRCRPDLQKFLPLQEEMVDKAISFINIHFKEDLNLKNIAQSIHVNEFYLLRVFSRKVGISPTQYVRKKRIEEAQRLIKTTDHSITAISLNVGFNSPSHFSVVFKKAVGKPPSQFRNKEI, from the coding sequence TTGAACGAGGAGTACTGGAATGCTATACAAAACTGTGACGTAAATTTTGATGACGAATTCTATTATGCCGTAAAATCAACCCGTATTTTTTGCAGGCCGTCATGCAAATCGAAACTTCCTAAAAAACAGAACGTAAGGATCTTTCTAAATAAAACCGATCCTATCAAGAACGGGTATCGTCCATGCAAGCGCTGTCGACCTGACCTTCAAAAATTTTTGCCACTTCAAGAAGAAATGGTTGATAAAGCAATAAGTTTTATCAACATTCATTTTAAAGAAGACTTAAATCTAAAAAATATCGCGCAAAGCATTCACGTAAATGAATTTTATTTATTGAGGGTTTTCTCAAGGAAAGTTGGAATATCACCTACGCAATACGTTCGAAAGAAAAGAATAGAGGAAGCGCAACGTCTGATCAAAACCACAGACCATTCTATTACTGCAATTTCCCTGAATGTCGGCTTTAACAGCCCTTCACATTTTTCCGTTGTTTTTAAAAAAGCTGTAGGAAAGCCTCCCTCCCAATTCAGAAATAAAGAAATCTAA
- a CDS encoding TRAP transporter substrate-binding protein, translating into MKKSLSLLLVMMFAGVFALAGCSGDEEASGASGDGKLKIIAAHNQTSPDNPYQIGMEAFKESAEKSDANIEVEVHAGTLGTSESELVEKLKLGAADVVLVSPGFMTKTGIDEIDLFALPYVFDSYEHWESVVDGEVGEEMESIINEKSNNDFKLLGYWSAGVRHYYGKKPLNSMEDLEGLKFRTQTSGAIADYWEQTGAVPTSVAWGELYQGLQQGVVDASENSYPYFVQENHHKTDNGKYVTETAHDYTTRFLLINGKKFENYSDEQKDAIMKAAEASVQKEREAVNKQEEKYKQQAIDDGAVVNEIDRQPFIDLAKPLLEERAKEIGAQDLLNKINEMK; encoded by the coding sequence ATGAAAAAGTCTTTATCACTTTTGTTAGTTATGATGTTTGCGGGTGTATTCGCGTTGGCAGGGTGCAGTGGAGATGAAGAAGCAAGTGGAGCGTCTGGAGATGGGAAACTGAAAATCATCGCCGCCCACAATCAGACGTCCCCCGACAACCCTTATCAAATTGGCATGGAAGCATTTAAAGAATCTGCAGAGAAATCTGATGCTAATATTGAAGTTGAAGTGCACGCAGGCACTTTAGGAACAAGTGAGTCTGAACTTGTCGAGAAGTTGAAACTCGGAGCGGCTGATGTTGTGTTAGTATCGCCTGGGTTCATGACCAAAACAGGAATAGATGAAATTGACCTTTTTGCACTTCCTTATGTATTCGATAGCTATGAGCACTGGGAAAGCGTTGTAGATGGAGAAGTGGGAGAAGAGATGGAAAGCATCATTAACGAAAAATCAAATAATGACTTCAAGCTCCTTGGATACTGGTCGGCAGGCGTTCGTCACTATTATGGCAAGAAACCTTTGAATTCTATGGAAGATCTTGAAGGTTTGAAATTCCGTACCCAAACTTCTGGGGCAATCGCTGACTATTGGGAACAGACGGGAGCCGTACCGACTTCTGTTGCCTGGGGAGAATTATACCAGGGACTTCAGCAGGGTGTTGTTGATGCCTCCGAAAACTCTTACCCGTACTTCGTTCAGGAAAACCACCATAAGACAGATAACGGAAAATATGTGACAGAAACAGCACACGACTACACCACTCGTTTCTTACTGATCAATGGCAAGAAATTCGAAAACTATTCAGATGAACAGAAGGATGCGATTATGAAAGCGGCAGAAGCCTCTGTTCAAAAAGAACGCGAAGCAGTGAATAAGCAGGAAGAAAAATACAAGCAACAGGCTATCGATGATGGGGCAGTAGTAAACGAAATAGACCGCCAGCCATTTATTGACCTTGCCAAACCACTTTTAGAGGAACGTGCAAAAGAAATCGGAGCTCAAGATCTATTGAATAAAATTAATGAAATGAAGTAA
- a CDS encoding methylated-DNA--[protein]-cysteine S-methyltransferase, whose amino-acid sequence MEVFKAYYHSPLGTMEIRSTNRGLISIKFVDEIDSNNPNEHILSCIHQLKEYFKGIRTSFTLELSLDLSKFQKKVLDSLFDIPHGTVMNYSALAKAIGQPDAVRAVAKAVGNNPLAIVIPCHRVIGKNGELRGYAWGKWRKEELLKHEC is encoded by the coding sequence ATGGAGGTTTTTAAAGCATATTACCATTCTCCATTAGGAACTATGGAGATAAGAAGTACAAATCGCGGTTTAATAAGCATAAAGTTTGTTGATGAAATTGATAGCAATAATCCCAATGAACATATCTTATCTTGCATTCATCAACTGAAAGAGTATTTCAAGGGAATAAGAACGTCTTTTACCTTAGAGCTCTCTCTAGACTTAAGTAAATTTCAAAAGAAAGTACTGGACAGTTTGTTTGATATACCTCACGGGACGGTCATGAATTATTCTGCTTTAGCAAAGGCTATAGGACAGCCTGATGCTGTGAGGGCAGTTGCAAAGGCTGTTGGCAATAATCCTTTGGCGATTGTAATTCCTTGCCATCGTGTTATTGGTAAAAACGGAGAATTAAGAGGTTATGCCTGGGGGAAGTGGAGAAAAGAAGAATTACTTAAACATGAGTGTTAA
- a CDS encoding copper amine oxidase gives MKQMKRILVTFMALVLLVPSLAMANDSATVKTPAADLRSSLDQLLSEHFVLATTYMMKSYEDAPDADEVWDKLDQNAADMTPAIASVYGEEAAAQFEDIFRVHNDYADGFVEAAKSDDPEARKKAEAEVDEFVNEFGSFLATATEGNLSEEAAKEVLAAHEQDVLSVFDHYVNEEYEKAYTSFREGFNRMFGISKALSTAIVTQMPDEFAQTKADSKAADLRSNLNALASEHFALATLEMQKGFNQADDYDFVTWAENQHTGDFKTAIASIYGDEGAEQFEKVWQQDHINAQSNLVTATLEEDEEARKMAEQSLQMFAEDFGAFLGTATEGNLSEEDATAAIWAHEEDVLQTFNHYVEGDYSATYDSFREGYGFMFGIGETLGDAIVKQKPDQFGGEMMPEAMPDTGMGGTSDQGVTAWMWIAFGILAAASAGLVYRKKVNQ, from the coding sequence ATGAAACAAATGAAAAGAATTCTAGTAACCTTCATGGCCCTCGTACTTCTCGTCCCATCATTAGCCATGGCAAACGACAGTGCAACCGTGAAGACGCCGGCAGCAGACTTGAGATCATCGTTGGATCAGCTCTTATCGGAACACTTTGTACTGGCGACTACCTATATGATGAAATCGTATGAAGACGCACCAGATGCAGATGAAGTCTGGGATAAGCTTGACCAGAATGCTGCCGATATGACCCCGGCCATCGCTTCTGTATACGGCGAAGAAGCGGCTGCGCAATTCGAGGATATTTTCCGTGTTCATAACGACTACGCTGATGGCTTTGTGGAAGCAGCGAAAAGTGATGATCCGGAAGCCCGTAAGAAGGCTGAAGCGGAAGTAGACGAATTTGTAAATGAGTTCGGAAGCTTTTTGGCTACAGCAACAGAAGGCAACCTTTCTGAAGAAGCAGCTAAAGAAGTTCTAGCTGCCCATGAACAAGATGTCTTAAGCGTTTTTGATCACTATGTAAATGAAGAATACGAAAAAGCTTATACGTCATTCCGTGAAGGATTCAACCGCATGTTCGGTATTAGTAAAGCTCTATCCACTGCGATTGTGACACAAATGCCAGATGAATTCGCCCAAACCAAAGCCGATTCAAAAGCAGCGGATTTGCGCTCCAATCTAAATGCACTAGCCTCTGAGCACTTTGCCCTCGCTACACTGGAGATGCAGAAAGGCTTCAACCAGGCAGATGACTATGACTTTGTGACATGGGCAGAAAACCAGCATACAGGTGATTTTAAAACGGCTATCGCTTCCATTTATGGCGACGAAGGTGCTGAACAGTTTGAGAAAGTTTGGCAGCAGGATCACATTAATGCACAATCGAATCTTGTAACAGCAACCCTTGAAGAAGATGAAGAAGCAAGAAAAATGGCTGAACAGAGCCTGCAAATGTTTGCTGAAGATTTCGGTGCTTTCCTAGGAACTGCAACGGAAGGCAACCTTTCCGAGGAAGACGCGACCGCAGCCATTTGGGCTCATGAAGAAGATGTTCTGCAGACATTCAATCATTATGTAGAGGGAGATTATTCAGCAACTTATGATTCTTTCCGTGAAGGATATGGATTCATGTTCGGCATTGGAGAAACATTAGGCGATGCGATCGTCAAACAAAAGCCGGATCAATTCGGTGGAGAAATGATGCCGGAAGCTATGCCTGATACAGGTATGGGCGGTACAAGTGATCAAGGTGTAACAGCTTGGATGTGGATCGCCTTTGGTATCCTTGCTGCTGCCTCAGCAGGTTTGGTTTATCGTAAAAAAGTGAACCAGTAA
- the hxlA gene encoding 3-hexulose-6-phosphate synthase: MNLQLALDRMSEKDCFQAIEDTKEFIDWIEVGTGVIKEYGMQIIRDIKKAFPHMTLVADMKTCDAGKHEAAQAFEAGADITTVMAFSADQTIKDTLKVAENYQGRIMVDLLGVKEETRIQELSGLGVGLVSLHFGKDMQASGEMAEEDLFSLVKNHPHFDIAVAGGINLDSLPSILDNRPDTLIVGSGITKNTDRHGAASEMKGMMMNHEANHSNRQ, from the coding sequence ATGAATTTACAGCTTGCTTTAGATCGAATGTCTGAAAAGGATTGCTTCCAAGCTATCGAGGACACGAAGGAATTCATCGACTGGATTGAAGTGGGGACAGGAGTTATTAAGGAGTATGGTATGCAGATTATCAGGGATATAAAGAAAGCGTTCCCACATATGACCCTGGTTGCCGATATGAAAACATGCGATGCAGGAAAACATGAAGCTGCACAAGCATTCGAAGCGGGAGCGGATATCACAACCGTGATGGCATTCTCCGCGGATCAGACGATTAAAGACACGTTAAAAGTGGCTGAAAATTATCAAGGGAGAATCATGGTCGACTTGCTCGGAGTTAAAGAGGAGACTAGGATTCAGGAACTATCCGGCTTAGGAGTTGGTCTTGTCAGCCTTCACTTTGGAAAAGACATGCAGGCATCGGGAGAGATGGCCGAGGAGGATTTGTTTTCACTTGTAAAGAATCATCCCCACTTCGATATTGCCGTTGCCGGAGGGATTAATTTAGACTCTCTTCCTTCCATACTGGATAACCGACCGGACACTTTAATAGTGGGCAGTGGTATTACGAAGAATACAGACCGCCATGGGGCCGCCTCAGAAATGAAAGGAATGATGATGAACCATGAAGCAAACCATTCAAACCGTCAGTGA
- a CDS encoding TRAP transporter small permease, which yields MIKWLERIQLTIGVLFLVTFFVTIIIQVMTRFTGVSAIWTEEVATYSFIWSVFMGAAVMLNRREHFQFDFLLKKLKGKGKNSLYLINDVILLAFSFAIFYYGIQAVQNFWAYEWVSLEFMKMGYVWISVPIMGATMFIYTLAHILRNVKSFNTREVAE from the coding sequence GTGATTAAATGGCTTGAACGAATTCAGTTAACAATTGGGGTCCTGTTTCTCGTCACTTTTTTCGTCACGATTATTATACAGGTCATGACACGTTTCACAGGTGTTTCAGCTATTTGGACAGAGGAAGTAGCAACTTATTCGTTTATATGGTCTGTTTTCATGGGAGCAGCTGTCATGCTGAACAGAAGGGAACACTTCCAGTTTGACTTCCTATTGAAGAAGTTAAAAGGAAAGGGCAAGAACAGTCTATATCTTATCAATGATGTGATTTTACTAGCCTTCAGTTTCGCCATCTTTTATTACGGAATTCAGGCTGTCCAAAACTTTTGGGCATACGAGTGGGTCTCACTGGAGTTTATGAAGATGGGATATGTATGGATTTCCGTACCGATTATGGGAGCGACCATGTTCATTTACACACTTGCACATATTCTGCGAAACGTTAAAAGCTTCAACACAAGGGAGGTTGCAGAATGA
- the hxlB gene encoding 6-phospho-3-hexuloisomerase: MKQTIQTVSEEIQHVLSNVKEHEAVELANQLLSAQRIFVSGEGRSGFMGKAFAMRLMHAGFTVYVTGETITPSIEGGDLLVVVSGSGSTKSLHQFALKAKEAGAVVAAVTTNLQSTIAEVSDCTLVIPAATKKRLAEEPETIQPLGNQFDQSVHLVLDAVIIHAVNQQEGKTHEQMANRHANLE; encoded by the coding sequence ATGAAGCAAACCATTCAAACCGTCAGTGAAGAAATTCAGCACGTGCTTTCCAATGTAAAAGAACACGAAGCAGTAGAACTTGCTAATCAGCTCCTTTCTGCTCAAAGAATATTCGTTTCAGGAGAAGGACGTTCGGGGTTTATGGGCAAGGCATTCGCCATGAGACTCATGCATGCCGGGTTTACCGTTTATGTGACAGGCGAAACCATCACCCCAAGTATTGAAGGAGGAGATTTGCTGGTTGTGGTTTCTGGCTCAGGTTCTACCAAGTCCTTGCACCAATTCGCTTTAAAAGCTAAAGAAGCTGGTGCGGTGGTAGCAGCTGTTACTACCAACCTGCAATCAACAATCGCTGAAGTTAGTGACTGTACACTGGTTATTCCCGCAGCAACAAAAAAGCGGCTGGCAGAGGAACCTGAAACAATTCAGCCGCTTGGCAATCAATTTGATCAATCCGTACACCTGGTACTGGATGCAGTGATTATCCACGCGGTTAATCAACAAGAAGGGAAGACCCATGAACAAATGGCGAATCGTCACGCAAATTTGGAATAG
- a CDS encoding AAA family ATPase, which produces MLNKDNQYIKSLDLKSENINSYGSFPFHLPVIRNFTELFFHPNVTYIVGENGMGKSTLLEGIAIKYGFNPEGGTLNFNFSNYDSHSILDQYLRLAKGVYKPEDHFFFRAETYYNLATNIEELDEDGSSGPKIIDSYGGQSLHKQSHGESFFAAFTNRFQGNGLYILDEPEAALSPLRQMSMLSRIHELVEEGSQFIISTHSPIIMAYPSSKIIQLSEEGMKETNLEDTDHYRTMKQFFEDKDRLLHHLFQ; this is translated from the coding sequence ATGTTGAATAAGGACAATCAATACATTAAAAGCCTTGATTTGAAATCAGAAAATATAAATTCATATGGGTCTTTCCCTTTCCACTTGCCTGTAATTAGAAATTTCACGGAATTGTTCTTTCATCCTAATGTCACCTATATTGTTGGAGAGAACGGCATGGGAAAATCCACTCTCCTGGAGGGGATTGCTATAAAATACGGGTTCAATCCTGAGGGAGGCACACTCAATTTCAATTTTTCCAATTATGATTCCCATTCGATCTTAGATCAATATTTACGGTTGGCTAAGGGCGTGTATAAACCTGAAGATCATTTTTTCTTCAGGGCTGAGACGTATTATAATCTAGCGACGAACATTGAGGAATTAGATGAAGATGGTTCATCAGGGCCGAAGATCATCGATTCATACGGTGGCCAATCATTACATAAGCAGTCTCATGGCGAATCTTTTTTCGCTGCATTTACGAACCGTTTTCAAGGGAATGGTTTATATATTCTGGATGAGCCGGAAGCAGCCTTATCCCCTTTAAGGCAGATGTCTATGCTTTCCAGGATTCATGAACTGGTTGAGGAAGGTTCCCAGTTCATAATCTCTACTCACTCCCCGATTATCATGGCCTATCCAAGCTCGAAAATCATCCAATTGAGTGAAGAGGGAATGAAGGAGACGAACTTAGAAGATACGGACCATTACAGGACAATGAAGCAGTTCTTTGAGGATAAGGATCGATTGCTCCATCATCTATTCCAATAG
- a CDS encoding sugar kinase — MKDIITIGDAMITFDPTTNGPLRNVHSFERKAGGAEFNFAIGCARLGLDTGWISRLGKDEFGKFIRNFARGEGIDVSAVKLVDGYPTSLNFKEIREDGSGSTFYYRADSPTKTLTEQTLDVDAIRQTKILHITGVFAAIDPEKNLRLLKRAVTIAKDHGALVSFDPNIRLKLWGREKARQSLSQLLPYVDIILTGVEEAELLFGVSQPDQIVAACERYGISTVAIKQGEKGAFGYMGGISMTMPPRLPKKVVDTVGAGDGFDAGFIYGVLQGWSLDRTLNFANTIGSMVVSVYGDNEGLPELDEVHIQLGEKEYVER; from the coding sequence ATGAAGGATATCATAACTATTGGTGATGCGATGATCACCTTTGATCCAACAACAAATGGTCCACTAAGGAATGTTCACTCATTTGAAAGAAAAGCAGGAGGGGCCGAGTTTAATTTTGCCATAGGCTGTGCCCGCCTTGGTCTCGATACTGGTTGGATCAGTCGATTAGGCAAGGATGAATTCGGCAAATTCATTCGGAATTTTGCCAGAGGAGAAGGAATCGATGTTTCCGCTGTCAAGCTAGTGGACGGTTATCCAACCTCTCTTAACTTCAAGGAAATACGCGAAGATGGAAGCGGAAGCACCTTCTATTACCGAGCTGATTCACCAACAAAAACTTTAACTGAACAAACACTGGATGTCGACGCGATAAGGCAAACGAAAATCCTACACATTACTGGTGTTTTCGCAGCCATAGATCCAGAGAAGAACCTAAGGCTGCTGAAACGGGCCGTAACGATTGCCAAAGACCATGGCGCACTCGTATCGTTTGATCCCAATATTCGTTTAAAGCTTTGGGGTAGGGAAAAAGCGAGACAGTCGTTGTCACAGCTCCTCCCATATGTAGACATTATCTTGACCGGAGTAGAGGAAGCAGAACTTCTTTTCGGTGTCAGTCAACCAGATCAGATTGTAGCCGCCTGTGAACGTTATGGTATTTCGACCGTTGCGATCAAGCAGGGAGAGAAGGGAGCCTTTGGCTATATGGGGGGAATATCCATGACGATGCCCCCGCGCCTGCCGAAAAAGGTAGTAGATACAGTTGGTGCGGGAGATGGTTTTGATGCCGGATTTATTTATGGGGTGCTTCAAGGCTGGTCATTAGATAGAACGCTGAATTTTGCAAATACGATTGGATCGATGGTCGTTAGTGTTTATGGAGATAATGAAGGGCTCCCTGAACTGGATGAGGTACATATTCAGCTTGGAGAAAAAGAGTACGTCGAAAGGTAG